The window GGACCTTGAAGAATATCAAAAAGATCATCTTCTTGAAGAACTAGATCCTGTTGATAGTAATGATACAAGTGCTGATACAATTTTTAACAACATCAGAGATAAGATGAAAGAATTTGAGAAAATTGATAGCAATGAAAATCTTACATATAAAGATAAAGAAAAACTTATTAATCAATTAATTAAGACTCCAAGTGATGATCCTAAATTTAAAGATAAGCTTGAAGATATCGATTCGAAATTAACTTTAATTGATGAAATCCGTAAGGATGACAAACTTGATGAAGAACTTAAAGATAAACTAATTAATCAAGTAATTGAAATTGAAAACGGAACAGAAGAAACTGATAAAGAACTTGAAAATATCAAAGCTAAAAAAGATGCAATTGATCAAATTGTTGATAAGAACATTACTAAAGAACAAAAAGATAAGTTGATTGATGAACTTGTAAATCTTGATAATAAACAACCTAAAGAAAATCTTCAAACTGAAATTGATAATGCTAATAAAAAAGCTGATTTATATGAAGCAATCAATAATTCAAATCTTTCAGATGAAGAAAAAGCTAAATTAATCGAACTTGTTGATAACACAAAAATCACTGATCCATCTGCATCGCAGCAACTTGATAATATTAAGAATATTCTTGATCAACTTAAAAGAATTCATGCTGATGAAACATTAAGTGATGATGATAAAACAAGACTTGCTAATGAAGCAATTAATAATAATCCACGCGAAACGAACTATCAAGATATTGCAAAAAACATTGACAAAAAACACGAAGCTATTAGTGAAATTAGACAAAATGATAATTTAACTGATGCTCAAAAAGATGCTCTTGCTAAAGAAATAGCAGAATTAGACAGCTCTGATCCTGACTTTGATTCTAAATTAGACAATATTAAGAAAAAAGTTGATCTTATTGTGAAAGGTCAAACTAGTGAAGATCTTACTGATGAAGATAAAGCTAAATTAATTAAAGAAATTATTGAGCTTAATCCTAATGATGATCAATTTAGTACAAAACTAAATAACATCGAGAAAAAAATCGATCTTGTAACAGAAATTCGTAAAGATCCAAAAATTAGTGATGATATTAAAGATATTCTTGTGGACAAAGCGCTTCAAATTGAAAATGATTCAGAAATAATCAATGATGAAGTATGTAACATCATTGTTAAGAAAGATGTTATTGGAGAAATTCAAAATGATACTTTACTAAATGATAAAATCAAAAATCATTTTATTGATGAAGTTCTTAATTTAGATAACAAACAACCGCAAGAACAACATCAAAAACAAATTGATAATATCAAAGATCAAATCACTAAAATGAAAGAAATTGAGTCTAATATCGTTCTAACAGATGAAGATAAAAAACAACTTAAAGAAGATGTTTTATCAAACGATCCAACTAGCTCAAATTACGATGATATTGCTAACAAGATAGATAAAAAAGAACAAGCAATCATGAAAGTTAGAGAAAACAATAATTTAACTAACGATCAAAAAGATTCGATTGCTAAAAATATTAGAGAACTTGATGAAACTAGTGAAACTTTTGACAAAGATTTAGAAAACGAATTAGCGAAAGCTGATTTAATTGCAAAATTAAACCAAGATTCTAAAGAAGATAAACTAACAGAACAAGATAAAAATAAACTTGTAGATGAAGTAATTAAACTTCCAAACAATGATCAAACAAATGATAATCTTGAGGAAATCAAGATTAAAGAAGAACTTGTTAAAGACATTCATCAAAATGAAAATCTTCCTCAAAAAACAAAAGAAGATTTAAGAAAAGAAGTTATTGATAATTCAGTAGAAGAACCGAACTTCAAAGACAAACATGATGTGTTAAAAAACAAATTTGTTGATGTACAAGAATTAACTAATACAAGAAACCAATTAGTTGATTTAACTAATAGTAAAAAATACCCAAAATACACCAAAGAACAACAAGAAGCAATTCAAAAAGCTATTGCAGACAGCGATAAGATTTTAAATGATATTACTTCATACAACTTAGGTGATATAACAGGACAAACCAATATCAATAAAGAACTTCTTGAAATGCAACCACTTAGAGGATGAAACAAGAATTGATTATGACTTCTTGTTCCACTTGGTTTATTTCCATTCTTCTGATGATGATTCTTTATTCTTGCAAAGAGAAGAAAAAAAGACGAAGAAGATAAATAATACGCAATCTTAAAGAAGACAGAAATAAAACTTTCTGTCTTTTTTGTGTTTTTTATCTGTTTTTTTAAATCACATACCCTGAAAAAAATTAGCAGAAAAGAGTCTAAAGTATATAAATTTAAAAATTTTGATATTTAGTTGTTTAAGAATATGAATAAAAATTTTAAAAAAGAGCTAAATAAAACTTTTAGCCCTATAAATAAGGAGTTTTAGTCACAGCTCTTTTTTTTTTTTTTTTTGTTATTAAATATAATATATATAGGGTTTAATACCTTTAAAATATGTAATTAAGTAAAAAAAGTAATTTTGAATAAATTATTTTTTACCTCAGAAAAGGAAAAATAATGAAAATTAATAACACACTTTTAAAATGATTATTAACATTATTTGCTATATTTTTAGCTATATTTTTAATTTCTGTAAGCATTTATGTTTACAACAACACAAACACTCACTTCAAAACATCATACACAGATATCAATAAGTACTTAAAAGCATGAAATACAATTCAAAACTTTAATCAAGCAATAATTATTTGAATTATTGTTTCTTGTTCATTCACTGTTGCGTTTGCAATTGTTTTCTTTACTGTTTTAATTCGTGTTTTAAGTAAAAGACATTCACATGGAGTCCAAAATGCAAAAAACTTATATAAATAAATTTTTAAAAATAACAATCATTTTAGGAGCATTGTCATTATTATCTTTTATTGTTTTTGTAACTGTTTGAATCATTTTGCAAAATAATTATTATGATTTAAACTCAACATTGAATGTGCTTTTAGAAGATGATTACGCATTTAACCATGATTTAAAGCCAATTCAAGATCAAATTAAACTAGTGAGCTCAAGAATGTGAGCATTAATGGTAGCAACTTTAACAAGTGGAGCTAGCACAATTGTTTTTGGAGCAACTTCATTTGGAATTGGTTTTTACAAAGCTTCTAAATTGAAATAGATTTTATTAAAGTTAAAAGCCAAACTGTTAATTTGAAAGGAGCAATAAAATGAAAAGAAAATGATTTTATTTAACATTATCTTTTTTACCTGTTGCTGTTTCTGCGTCTTGTTTTCAAACTCAAAAGATTGAACCTAAAGAAGATGAGAAACCAGAAAACCCTACAACACCTGAAAATCCAGGTACAGTAGATCCAAAAGAGCAAAATGGCGAAATTGGAAAATCATATGATTTTAATGTTCCGATTTCGAATTTAACTGTTAATTTAAGAGACTATATAACTAGATGAAAGAAAAGCAGTGATAGTTTATACTACAGATTCTTCGAAGATATTGTTGAATCTGCTAAAAATGATATACCTTCCGTTTTATTAAATCGTAATGCAGCGCAAGTTTTTATCTCGAGTTTTATGTCAATGATCGCTCAATTAGAGCTTTCAAAAAATGATCCAGCTAAATATAATGACGTTTTATATATGTTAGATCAATTAGTTTGAGATTATTATCAAAAAGATGCAAGTACAAATCGTTTTGACCTTAATTTCTTACTTAAAAAATATCAAGATATTATCAGTGATAAAGAAATTAACACCGATAGTGGAAAACTTTGAATTTTAGGAAATACTAAATATATTTCAGGCATTGATCGTCCATATAATATTTTTCCACAATCACTTGAGGAACTTTTAGATTACTTAAAACCTTACCTTGATAAGGGAATTGAACTTTTTGATTTCTTTATCCCGGATATTTCATTTATTAAAATGAACCGTCAGCAAAGACATTGAATCATTAAACATGCTAATAAAATTACTTTATTAAGTGATGGGAACGCACAACCATACACATTTATTAGAGATAATTATATTAAGTGAGTTAAAAATCAAAAAGAAAGTTATTCAGAAGCAGAATTATTAAAATTCTGAAATGAATATAAACAATCAGAAGGTTTAGAAATGCCGATTGATTACCACTTCTTTTATACTTTAAGTGACAAAATTAGAATTTTTAACTTAAATAATGGTTATATGCAACCACTTAACGATGATTTAGAAAAGAGAGGTTTTGGATGAGCAAAATTAAATGTTTACGCTTATCCATTAAATCCTGAAACTTTCTATGAATATCTAGAACTTAATGACGAAAATAACGTTAGAAATGATTATTTAACTGTTAATAAACTCAAAAACAAAAGTTTTTTAGACCTAGTTGTAGATGGAAAAAATAATTACAATCCAAACAAAAAGAATTTAGTTTTTATGGGATCATCATTATTTAGAAAAACAAATGATGATGAATGAAGGTTTCAGACTCAAAAATATGCACTTGATGAAATTCATGAGTTCTTTGCTAAAATCAATGAACTTTATCCACAAGATGAGTATAATTATTTCTTCAAACTGCACCCTGTTTACAACCTAGAAGAATCGAAAATTTATCTTAATTATTTATTAGGAGAGCAAGCTAACAAGGCAATCTTATTAGATTCAGGAATTGCATGAGAAAACATGCTTGTTGTTGACTACGAAAATATTGCAAACGGTAGTTCTGTACTCTTTACACCAGATGGTAAATCAAAAACACAATTATATGGACTTCAAGGTACAACAACAACTTTATTAGCAACAATGACATTCTTAAAAGAAAGTTTCGGATGAAATAACAAGGAAATTAAAAGTTTTGTAAATCTAGCAAACTTCCCGCTTTCAAATAAATTTAACATTATCAAAAGAGATATAGAATATGAAAATCCTGATCAAGGATATCAAGAGAATGTTGCTAAAATGAAAGAAGTTTATCGGTACTTTATTACTTCTGGAGATTTTCCAGGACCTAAAGAATGAATTGATATGCGAACGTTCTTAAAGCGCCAAAATTAAAAGAAAAAAAGACAGCTTAACTGTCTTTTTTTGTTTGAAATATTTCTGGTTATCTTGCTATCAGTTTACTCTAAAGAAAGTCTAACCAGAAAGGGGAACAATGATAAAAATAGCGAGAAAGAAAAATGGATAATTTAACATTGTTCTTAATTTTTCTTAATGATTATATAACCTTTAGAATGTCTTTTTTAGAAAAAGAATATTTCTTAAATCTAAATGTGAAACAAATAATAAAATATCACATTTTCTTTTTGGTTAAAACTTGAATACAATATACATAAAATCTTAAGATGCAACATACTAAAAAAAGTGAGAACAAACATAAGAAGATAAACTTTCATACTTATTTGTCCTCTTTTTGTCATTTTCTTTATCTATTTAATGGTTAGTAATCAAAAAAGACTACTAATCAGAAAGGGGGAGTAAAATGGAAAAATTGTTTGGGCCGAGAGATGAAAATAATTCGTTTAATTTTATTTTTTCTAATACTTTTAGTTATTTGAAAAATAATTAAATAAAATTTTTTCACCCCCTTTTTTATCCCAAACACAAAAAAACACCTTTTCCGAGAAGGTGTTTTTTTGTGTTTGGGATAAAGAGTGAAAACAACATTAAGTTGTTCTTTAATATTATACAACTTTGCAATTATATTTTCATTAAAACAAAAAAATTCTTGTTGATTGTGCAAGGATTTGTTTATCTGTTTCTACTACAATTTAAAAAATACTCTTTTTATGGCTAACCATTGATTAATATTGTGAGCAAAACAGTTTTTTATACTTTTTTTCTTCTTTTTTAGTATTTTTTGCTATTTTCTTTATCTATTTAATAGTTAGTAATCAAAAAAGACTACTAACTAGAAAGGGGGAATATGAAAAAAACGCGAGAAAGAAAAATGGACAATTTAACATTGTTTTTAATTTTTCTAATTTTATTGGTAATTTTAAGAACATTTAAATAAAAAGTCCATTTCCCTCTTTCTCACACAAAAAAACACCTTTTCACAGAAGGTGTTTTTTGGTTAGAAAGAAATTGGAATAATTTAACATTATTCGTATTTATTATATAACTTTTTGAATGATTTTATTTATAAAAAGCAATTTTAAAAATGTTTTGCCAAGTTATCGCGGCGATTTAAAACTCATTTTTAGTTTGCTATTTCAAAATCATCTTCATTTGTGAAATCAACATTAGAATCAATCCATTCACGTCTTGAAGCAACATCATCACCCATTAGAACACTTACGCGACGTTCAGCTAAATAAGCATCTTCGATTGTTGCTTGGATCAAGGTTCTAGTTTTTGGGTTCATCGTTGTTTCTCAAAGTTGATCGGCATTCATTTCACCTAATCCTTTGTATCTTTGAATTTCTGTAGGATTTTTTGTTGCACTTAAAATTTCTTTGAGTTCATCATCTTCTCAAGCGTATTTGATTTCTTTTGTTGTTTTATTTGTGATTTTATAAAGTGGCGGAAGAGCGATAAATACCATTCCATTTTCAATTAAAGGACGCATGAAGCGATAGAAAAATGTAAGTAATAAGATTTGAATATGAGCTCCATCAGTGTCGGCGTCAGTCATTATAATTATTTTTTTGTACTGACTTTTTTTGATATCAAAGTCTTTACCAAAACCGGCTCCAATTGAATTTATTATAGTAATAATCTCCATGTTTTTGACAACATCAGCAAGTTTGGATTTTTCAGAGTTAATAACCTTACCACGAAGCGGCAAGATTGCTTGTGTTTTACGATCTCTACCACTTTTAGCACTACCACCAGCAGAATCACCCTCAACAAGGAAGAGCTCTTTTTCTTCAGGTTTTTTTGATGTTGCTGGCGTTAATTTATCGCTTAAAATAATTTTGTTTTTTAGAACCTTTTTAGATTGGCGACTTTCTTCTCTTCTTTTTCTTTCTTCTAAACGAATTTCATAAGCACGCTTGATTTTTTCTAAAACTTTTTTAGCAACTTGTTTATTTTCAGCTATTCAAGTTTCAAAAAATTTATTTGCTACTTCTTCAACTGCGATTTTTGCATCAGGTGTACCGAGTTTATCTTTAGTTTGACCAACAAACTCTAACAGATTTTCAGGTATTTTAAGTGAAATAATACATGTTAATCCTTCACGAATATCTGCTCCGTCAAATAAATTTTTACCTTTTAAAATTGCTTCTTTGACTGCGAATTCATTGAAAGTTTTAGTTATAGCTGTTTTTAAACCAGTTTCATGAGTTCCACCATCACGTGTTTTAACGTTGTTAACAAAACTAATTATTAAATCATTATATGAATCGGTTCATTGGAATGCTACGTTAACTTCCATATCACGGTTAACATCAGAAAATGAAACAGGTAAGGTAATTTGCGTTTTGTTTTGATTTAAATCGTTTAAATAAGCAACTAAACCATCGTTATGTTGATAAATTTCAGTTATATCCTGTTTTTCATCACGAAAAATAATTTTTAAATTTGTAACTAAAAATGAACTTTCTTTCAGTCTCTCTGCAATCTTTTGATGACTTAAACGAGCTTTTTTGAAAATTACATAATCAGGTCAAAAACGAACAGAAGTTCCGGTTTTTTTAGAAGTTCCTATTTCATGAGTATTTTCGATAATTTTATCTTGTTGAAAAGCCGTTTTGTATAATTTACCATCACGAGCAACTTCAACTTCTAGCTTTGTCGATAAGGCATTTACAACACTTGAACCAACTCCATGTAAACCACCAGCTGATTTATAGACACTTCCATTGAATTTACCACCAGCGTGCAATTCAGTAAAAACAATCTCTACTGCTGTTCTTTTTTCTCCTTTGGCTTTTTCAACAGGAATACCACGTCCATTATCTGTTACTACAACAGATTCGTCTTCTTTAAGAATAACTTCAATTTGTGTAGCAAATCCAGCTAATGCTTCATCGATAGCATTATCTACAATCTCTCAAACAAGGTGGTGAAGACCATTGACATCAGTCCCTCCGATGTACATCCCTGGCCTTTTTCTAACTGCTTCTAAACCTTTTAGTTGTTTAATATCTTCTGCTGTATATTTTTGACTCATAGTTCTTTAATTATAAATTAAAAATACTCAAAATTTAAAGCAATATTACTTTAATTAAGATTTAAAAATGTCTAACGTTTAAAAAAATAGCAATAAAAAAAGCACAACTATTGAGCGTGCTTTCTAAAATTTTAAGCATATTATTTAGCTTTTTGTACTGTTTCCACGAATTCTTTGTTTGTGTTATCTTCGATCTTCTCGAAAATATTTTTAAGTTCTTTATTTTCTTTTCTACTATATTCAGGAACAATCACTTGAATTCTAAAGTAAAGGTTTCCAGTTCCTCTTGAAGTTGTAACTCCTTTATTTTTAAGTGAAACTCATTGACCTTTTTGATATGACTTTTTAAGTTTTACTTTTTGTGGTCCATATGGAGTTGGTATTTCAATATCATTTTCAAGCATTAAATCAACAAAAGAGACCGGAACAACTATATATAAATCGTTTCCTTCACGTTCATAATAATCGTGTTTTTCCACTCTAATGTAGATGTATAAATCACCGCTTGGCCCACCATTTTTACCAGGCCCTCCAAAACCTTGTAATCTTAAACGAGTTGAGTTAGAAGCTCCTGCAGGAATATTAATTTTGGTTTCTTTTTTAACTTTAATATATGTATTTCCATGACATTCGTGACATTTTTTAGAAATAATTTTACCTAATCCATGACATTCGCTACATTCAACTTGTGAGTAAGTTTGTCCGAAAATACTGTTAACTACTTTTTGTTCGAATCCTTTTCCTTGACATTTACCACAAACTTGTACATCGCTAGGTGTTTCTGCACCAGAACCATGACAATGTGGACATGTTTCGTATTTTGTGAATTCTTTATTTAAAGTGACTCCGGTTATTGATTCCATAAACGATATTTTAATAGCTGTTTCATAATCATCACCAGGAATTGGTCCGCTATTTCTTTGTGCGTTTTTTCTTGAACCAAAACCATGAAAGATATTTTCGAAAATATCTTGGAATCCACCAAAACCTTCAAATCCACCAGCGTTGAATCCACCAGCACCTGCTCCATTTGCTCCGGCGTGACCAAATTGATCGTAACTTCTTCTTTTGTTTTCATCTGAAAGAACATCATATGCTTCGTTGATTTCTTTCATTTTT is drawn from Mycoplasmopsis glycophila and contains these coding sequences:
- a CDS encoding DNA gyrase/topoisomerase IV subunit B, which codes for MSQKYTAEDIKQLKGLEAVRKRPGMYIGGTDVNGLHHLVWEIVDNAIDEALAGFATQIEVILKEDESVVVTDNGRGIPVEKAKGEKRTAVEIVFTELHAGGKFNGSVYKSAGGLHGVGSSVVNALSTKLEVEVARDGKLYKTAFQQDKIIENTHEIGTSKKTGTSVRFWPDYVIFKKARLSHQKIAERLKESSFLVTNLKIIFRDEKQDITEIYQHNDGLVAYLNDLNQNKTQITLPVSFSDVNRDMEVNVAFQWTDSYNDLIISFVNNVKTRDGGTHETGLKTAITKTFNEFAVKEAILKGKNLFDGADIREGLTCIISLKIPENLLEFVGQTKDKLGTPDAKIAVEEVANKFFETWIAENKQVAKKVLEKIKRAYEIRLEERKRREESRQSKKVLKNKIILSDKLTPATSKKPEEKELFLVEGDSAGGSAKSGRDRKTQAILPLRGKVINSEKSKLADVVKNMEIITIINSIGAGFGKDFDIKKSQYKKIIIMTDADTDGAHIQILLLTFFYRFMRPLIENGMVFIALPPLYKITNKTTKEIKYAWEDDELKEILSATKNPTEIQRYKGLGEMNADQLWETTMNPKTRTLIQATIEDAYLAERRVSVLMGDDVASRREWIDSNVDFTNEDDFEIAN
- the dnaJ gene encoding molecular chaperone DnaJ, with amino-acid sequence MSNKRDYYDVLGISKTATAQEIKSAYRKLAKKYHPDVLKDGTSDEKMKEINEAYDVLSDENKRRSYDQFGHAGANGAGAGGFNAGGFEGFGGFQDIFENIFHGFGSRKNAQRNSGPIPGDDYETAIKISFMESITGVTLNKEFTKYETCPHCHGSGAETPSDVQVCGKCQGKGFEQKVVNSIFGQTYSQVECSECHGLGKIISKKCHECHGNTYIKVKKETKINIPAGASNSTRLRLQGFGGPGKNGGPSGDLYIYIRVEKHDYYEREGNDLYIVVPVSFVDLMLENDIEIPTPYGPQKVKLKKSYQKGQWVSLKNKGVTTSRGTGNLYFRIQVIVPEYSRKENKELKNIFEKIEDNTNKEFVETVQKAK